Part of the uncultured Desulfobacter sp. genome, TCCATCCGAAATCAAGAACGTTCACCCAGCGCGGGAGGGGGTGGTAAAAGACCACCACTCACAATCAGGCAAACAGACCTTTTTTCAGATGGGCACAAACTTAATCAAGGCAAAAAACTTCAGCCCTCAGATATTGATGGATATCCGCTTCAGTCAGTGCATACAATCTGTCTATAAAATGGGGCAGAAAAAATCCGGGCCCTGACAACTCGGCTGCTGCCAGTTCCCCGGCAATGCCCGTAACGGCAACGCTTGCAACTGCCGCGTCAAAACCGTTGTCAGCCACTGAATAAAAGGCGGCGCAAATGGCCGAAAGCATGCAGCCTGTACCGGTTACCGCCCCCATGAGCTGAGATCCGTTGGCGATTTTGACCATTGTCCCCCCTCCCAGCACCATGTCGGTGTTTCCGCTGACAACAAGGGCTGATGCAGATTCAAGCAATGCGCTTGCACCGCTTGGCAATTCCTCCGCGTCTCTGTCGGGCCGTCCGTGTCCGGTCAAAATGGCCCTGGCCTGTTCCGGGGAGATCCCGCTGTCCACCCCCTTGGTGGACGAATGTCCCGCGGCAAGGGCACATATTTCCGAAGGGTTGCCCCGGATAATTTTTGCCGGGGCAAGTTCACAAAGCTCCCGGGCAATATCCGTGCGAAAGGGTCCTGCCCCGGCCCCCACAGGATCTAATACAACCGGCGTTTGCCTGTCCGCAGCAAACGCCATCAAAGATTTCATCACCGAAATCCGGTCCGCAACCGGGGTGCCGGTGTTGATGCAAAGGGCGTCCGAGACACCGGACATATATGCTGCATCATCTTCCGCCCAGGACATCATGGGGGATGCCCCAAGGGCCAGCAGCACATTGGCGGTCTGGTTCATGACCACAAAGTTGGTCACCACATGGACCAAAGGTCTTGTGTCGCGCAGTGCTGCAAGAAGCTCATAGGTATTTTCGGCCAGGTCATGGGCGTGCATAGGATCACCTTTCCTTTATATCCCGGGCATTGTCCCAGGAAAATCAATGATTGTTTCCCCGGCAGGGGAGGCTTGCACAAGGCACAAGGAAACAGCATGTGGCTGGTGCCGCACAACAAAATGTACGCAGGGATCTTAAGGCGGGAATAAGTGGAAAACCTAAATTTATATCCGCTTCCCTGCGTCGGCATTATCCGCATCAGGTTCCAAGGGTCAGGAAAATTTTCCTTCTCAGCCTGTTAAAGCACCCCCAGCAAACGTTATTTTGACATTGCACTATGGATGGAAATCAATGATTTGTCAATACATTAAA contains:
- the thiM gene encoding hydroxyethylthiazole kinase, whose translation is MHAHDLAENTYELLAALRDTRPLVHVVTNFVVMNQTANVLLALGASPMMSWAEDDAAYMSGVSDALCINTGTPVADRISVMKSLMAFAADRQTPVVLDPVGAGAGPFRTDIARELCELAPAKIIRGNPSEICALAAGHSSTKGVDSGISPEQARAILTGHGRPDRDAEELPSGASALLESASALVVSGNTDMVLGGGTMVKIANGSQLMGAVTGTGCMLSAICAAFYSVADNGFDAAVASVAVTGIAGELAAAELSGPGFFLPHFIDRLYALTEADIHQYLRAEVFCLD